A single window of Hylaeus volcanicus isolate JK05 chromosome 8, UHH_iyHylVolc1.0_haploid, whole genome shotgun sequence DNA harbors:
- the LOC128880723 gene encoding adenine phosphoribosyltransferase, translated as MDKNEKIQLLRNAIKAYPDFPTPGVVFRDIFSVFSNMIALRAMKDLIVEHVLFLEVDLIVGLDSRGFLFGPMISMELGKPFLPIRKKGKLPGNVVEKSFTLEYGKATFEIQSDNIKKGTRVLIVDDLLATGGSMAAALELLQTLGCEVVECLVIIEITGLKGREKLNVPVHSFVQYD; from the exons ATGgacaaaaacgaaaaaattcaattactgcGGAATGCAATTAAAGCCTATCCCGATTTTCCTACACCCGGTGTTGTATTTCG agatATATTCAGCGTATTCAGCAACATGATAGCATTGAGAGCAATGAAAGATTTGATAGTGGAGCATGTATTATTTCTTGAAGTTGATTTGATTGTAGGTCTTGATTCAAGAGGTTTTCTTTTCGGACCTATGATCTCTATGGAACTGGGGAAACCTTTCTTACCTATTAGGAAAAAAGGGAAACTTCCAGGAAATGTTGTAGAGAAAAGCTTCACCTTAGAATATGGGAAG GCtacatttgaaatacaatCAGATAACATAAAGAAAGGAACACGAGTGCTTATTGTAGATGATCTACTAGCAACAGGGG GTAGTATGGCTGCTGCATTAGAATTACTACAAACACTTGGATGTGAAGTGGTTGAATGTTTggtaataattgaaataactGGATTAAAGGGACGGGAGAAACTTAATGTGCCTGTTCATTCATTTGTACAATATGACTGA
- the LOC128880722 gene encoding TBC1 domain family member 31 isoform X1, giving the protein MYKKKWQNLRKVDDIFELEPEIIQKTQCSSRVNFTHVAFDCYEEHLVATDSAGYLYYVDLSNNSACYQKLGNVGQPTFIIFNPINKFEILMGLTTGDIKILKVDVNITQFCLLIAHKLPPVHVSFYKKYCLTSSHKEVIIWCLRSCSKAQQLRVNTKNIVVKKASFSNLGHIVVLYYNDTLQAWKFDRLEDDVKIDTKTFDIRNTKDFVFTHNGRAMILSSAQNKIIILNTCDWNLLKILSLPDNFIGLKQLLLVPSPLDGGANNVLACISSNGTLYFFDLNLSCIIHTLQVIKPLRKILVSSTGRYIAYIEQEGHLKLIITEKLFSQKCKSLQKLKDPCRPQAHRKCDHLQCVRQLMEQELHIERLIPILKEFGEYPEAYRVLIWSTILRLPGNRNAYSALANKAANASFTSELLKDYPLANRSKKTLLSTIINCLIQWCPLLTQCSLLPNLVFPFLMVFQKDPLLGFELILSILLNYCQKWFEYHPLPPLNVLGIIENILLHADPSLLNIFCERGITSSEYAWPLLKTAMSEILSDTEWLILWDYLISFQRPSLLLMSVIAYSICSRKIIISSLHSPENFKRYFTSQGNITAKELFKVAQQLDDNIPLRIHPSRYLRNELITLPSKGPYPPFMIHDFPKFLTDDISLLEFEKLKEKERVTREQNRTAIETAETKRLKHEAKSFMNQIHETRLNEVQKCIKQQLCDMDWRFITTPNKPKTQKTCEHIDVSSEEDNVDYITVKSKNYEQMQRDVDKLEYEVQSLLNSLRSQKSRAENT; this is encoded by the exons atgtacaaAAAGAAGTGGCAGAATTTGAGAAAAGTTGATGACATTTTTGAGCTCGAACCagaaataattcagaaaaCACAATGTTCTTCTCGAGTTAATTTTACTCATGTAGCATTTGATTGCTATGAAGAACACCTCGTTGCAACTGATTCAGCGGGATATTTGTATTATGTTGATCTATCAAATAATTCTGCCTGTTACCAAAAATTAGGAAATGTTGGACAACCAacattcataatatttaatcctataaacaaatttgaaatattaatgggTCTCACTACAggtgatattaaaattctgaagGTGGATGTAAATATTACCCAATTTTGCTTGTTGATTGCTCATAAATTACCACCTGTACATGTTtccttttataaaaagtattgtttAACTAGTTCACATAAAGAAGTTATAATATGGTGTCTACGTTCTTGTAGTAAAGCTCAACAATTAAGAGTTAACACAAAGAATATTGTGGTAAAAAAAGCAAGCTTTTCAAACTTAGGAcatattgttgtattatattacaatgatACTTTACAAGCATGGAAATTCGATCGGTTGGAAGATGATGTTAAAATTGATACAAAAACATTTGATATACGAAATACTAAAGACTTTGTTTTTACACATAATGGAAGAGCAATGATTTTGTCTAGTGCtcagaacaaaattattattttgaacacATGTGACTGGAATTTGctgaaaattttaagtttacCAGATAACTTTATTGGACTAAAGCAGTTATTGCTTGTACCATCACCCTTGGATGGTGGAGCAAACAATGTATTAGCATGCATTTCATCAAATGGGACTCTTTACTTTTTTGATCTGAATCTGTCTTGTATTATTCATACTCTACAAGTCATTAAGCCTCTAAggaaaattttagtttcttcaaCTGGCAGATATATAGCATACATAGAACAAGAAGGacacttaaaattaataattaccgaGAAACTATTTTCACAGAAGTGTAAATCCCTGCAAAAGTTGAAAGACCCTTGCAGGCCACAGGCACACAGAAAGTGTGATCATTTACAATGTGTCAGACAACTCATGGAACAAGAATTACATATAGAAAGATTAATACCCATTTTGAAAGAGTTTGGAGAATATCCTGAAGCATATCGCGTATTAATATGGTCAACAATCTTAAGATTGCCTGGcaatagaaatgcatatagTGCTTTGGCTAACAAAGCAGCAAATGCAAGTTTTACTTCAGAACTTCTAAAAGATTATCCATTAGCAAACAGAAGTAAAAAGACATTATTgtcaacaataataaattgcttAATTCAGTGGTGTCCTTTATTAACTCAATGTTCATTGTTACCAAATTTAGTTTTTCCATTCCTTATGGTCTTTCag aagGATCCCTTACTTGGCTTTGAACTCATACTAAGCatactattaaattattgtcaaAAATGGTTTGAATACCATCCTTTACCACCCTTAAATGTGTTAGGTATAATAGAGAATATCCTTCTGCATGCAGATCcatctttattaaatattttttgtgaaCGAGGAATAACATCCAGTGAATATGCATGGCCACTTTTAAAGACTGCAATGAGTGAAATCTTATCTGATACTGAATGGTTAATTTTATGGGACTATTTAATATCTTTCCAAAGACCCTCACTTTTGTTAATGAGTGTCATTGCATATAGTATTTGCTCTCGTAAGAtcataatttcttcattacaTTCGccagaaaattttaaacgatattttacTAGTCAAGGGAATATCACAGcaaaggaattatttaaagttgcTCAACAACTTGATGATAATATACCATTAAGAATACATCCTAGTCGCTATCTAAG aaacgaattaattacattGCCCTCGAAAGGACCTTACCCACCATTCATGATACAcgattttccaaaatttttaaCAGATGACATTTCTCTTTTggaatttgagaaattgaaagaaaaagaacgagttaCACGCGAACAGAATCGTACAGCCATTGAAACAGCTGAGACAAAGAGATTGAAACATGAAGCAAAATCTTTTATGAATCAAATCCATGAAACAAGACTGAATG aagtacaaaaatgtattaaacaaCAATTGTGTGATATGGATTGGAGATTCATAACAACACCAAATAAACCCAAAACACAAAAAACATGTGAACATATTGATGTTTCAAGCGAGGAAGATAATGTAGATTATATAACTGTTAAATCAAAAAACTATGAACAAATGCAACGTGATGTAGATAAATTGGAATATGAAGTGCAAAGTCTCTTGAATTCATTAAGATCTCAGAAATCAAGAGCAGAAAATACTTGA
- the LOC128880722 gene encoding TBC1 domain family member 31 isoform X2, whose product MYKKKWQNLRKVDDIFELEPEIIQKTQCSSRVNFTHVAFDCYEEHLVATDSAGYLYYVDLSNNSACYQKLGNVGQPTFIIFNPINKFEILMGLTTGDIKILKVDVNITQFCLLIAHKLPPVHVSFYKKYCLTSSHKEVIIWCLRSCSKAQQLRVNTKNIVVKKASFSNLGHIVVLYYNDTLQAWKFDRLEDDVKIDTKTFDIRNTKDFVFTHNGRAMILSSAQNKIIILNTCDWNLLKILSLPDNFIGLKQLLLVPSPLDGGANNVLACISSNGTLYFFDLNLSCIIHTLQVIKPLRKILVSSTGRYIAYIEQEGHLKLIITEKLFSQKCKSLQKLKDPCRPQAHRKCDHLQCVRQLMEQELHIERLIPILKEFGEYPEAYRVLIWSTILRLPGNRNAYSALANKAANASFTSELLKDYPLANRSKKTLLSTIINCLIQWCPLLTQCSLLPNLVFPFLMVFQKDPLLGFELILSILLNYCQKWFEYHPLPPLNVLGIIENILLHADPSLLNIFCERGITSSEYAWPLLKTAMSEILSDTEWLILWDYLISFQRPSLLLMSVIAYSICSRKIIISSLHSPENFKRYFTSQGNITAKELFKVAQQLDDNIPLRIHPSRYLRNELITLPSKGPYPPFMIHDFPKFLTDDISLLEFEKLKEKERVTREQNRTAIETAETKRLKHEAKSFMNQIHETRLNVQKCIKQQLCDMDWRFITTPNKPKTQKTCEHIDVSSEEDNVDYITVKSKNYEQMQRDVDKLEYEVQSLLNSLRSQKSRAENT is encoded by the exons atgtacaaAAAGAAGTGGCAGAATTTGAGAAAAGTTGATGACATTTTTGAGCTCGAACCagaaataattcagaaaaCACAATGTTCTTCTCGAGTTAATTTTACTCATGTAGCATTTGATTGCTATGAAGAACACCTCGTTGCAACTGATTCAGCGGGATATTTGTATTATGTTGATCTATCAAATAATTCTGCCTGTTACCAAAAATTAGGAAATGTTGGACAACCAacattcataatatttaatcctataaacaaatttgaaatattaatgggTCTCACTACAggtgatattaaaattctgaagGTGGATGTAAATATTACCCAATTTTGCTTGTTGATTGCTCATAAATTACCACCTGTACATGTTtccttttataaaaagtattgtttAACTAGTTCACATAAAGAAGTTATAATATGGTGTCTACGTTCTTGTAGTAAAGCTCAACAATTAAGAGTTAACACAAAGAATATTGTGGTAAAAAAAGCAAGCTTTTCAAACTTAGGAcatattgttgtattatattacaatgatACTTTACAAGCATGGAAATTCGATCGGTTGGAAGATGATGTTAAAATTGATACAAAAACATTTGATATACGAAATACTAAAGACTTTGTTTTTACACATAATGGAAGAGCAATGATTTTGTCTAGTGCtcagaacaaaattattattttgaacacATGTGACTGGAATTTGctgaaaattttaagtttacCAGATAACTTTATTGGACTAAAGCAGTTATTGCTTGTACCATCACCCTTGGATGGTGGAGCAAACAATGTATTAGCATGCATTTCATCAAATGGGACTCTTTACTTTTTTGATCTGAATCTGTCTTGTATTATTCATACTCTACAAGTCATTAAGCCTCTAAggaaaattttagtttcttcaaCTGGCAGATATATAGCATACATAGAACAAGAAGGacacttaaaattaataattaccgaGAAACTATTTTCACAGAAGTGTAAATCCCTGCAAAAGTTGAAAGACCCTTGCAGGCCACAGGCACACAGAAAGTGTGATCATTTACAATGTGTCAGACAACTCATGGAACAAGAATTACATATAGAAAGATTAATACCCATTTTGAAAGAGTTTGGAGAATATCCTGAAGCATATCGCGTATTAATATGGTCAACAATCTTAAGATTGCCTGGcaatagaaatgcatatagTGCTTTGGCTAACAAAGCAGCAAATGCAAGTTTTACTTCAGAACTTCTAAAAGATTATCCATTAGCAAACAGAAGTAAAAAGACATTATTgtcaacaataataaattgcttAATTCAGTGGTGTCCTTTATTAACTCAATGTTCATTGTTACCAAATTTAGTTTTTCCATTCCTTATGGTCTTTCag aagGATCCCTTACTTGGCTTTGAACTCATACTAAGCatactattaaattattgtcaaAAATGGTTTGAATACCATCCTTTACCACCCTTAAATGTGTTAGGTATAATAGAGAATATCCTTCTGCATGCAGATCcatctttattaaatattttttgtgaaCGAGGAATAACATCCAGTGAATATGCATGGCCACTTTTAAAGACTGCAATGAGTGAAATCTTATCTGATACTGAATGGTTAATTTTATGGGACTATTTAATATCTTTCCAAAGACCCTCACTTTTGTTAATGAGTGTCATTGCATATAGTATTTGCTCTCGTAAGAtcataatttcttcattacaTTCGccagaaaattttaaacgatattttacTAGTCAAGGGAATATCACAGcaaaggaattatttaaagttgcTCAACAACTTGATGATAATATACCATTAAGAATACATCCTAGTCGCTATCTAAG aaacgaattaattacattGCCCTCGAAAGGACCTTACCCACCATTCATGATACAcgattttccaaaatttttaaCAGATGACATTTCTCTTTTggaatttgagaaattgaaagaaaaagaacgagttaCACGCGAACAGAATCGTACAGCCATTGAAACAGCTGAGACAAAGAGATTGAAACATGAAGCAAAATCTTTTATGAATCAAATCCATGAAACAAGACTGAATG tacaaaaatgtattaaacaaCAATTGTGTGATATGGATTGGAGATTCATAACAACACCAAATAAACCCAAAACACAAAAAACATGTGAACATATTGATGTTTCAAGCGAGGAAGATAATGTAGATTATATAACTGTTAAATCAAAAAACTATGAACAAATGCAACGTGATGTAGATAAATTGGAATATGAAGTGCAAAGTCTCTTGAATTCATTAAGATCTCAGAAATCAAGAGCAGAAAATACTTGA